One genomic segment of Streptomyces sp. TLI_146 includes these proteins:
- a CDS encoding VWA domain-containing protein, which yields MANFSKPNAPRFSVEVYQNEYLPEGGREVNAIVTVTSTGGGTVGGAALTGAALTPSAVPGQTPGAAVVIMVDCSGSMDYPPTKMRNARDATAAAIDTLRDGVAFAVVAGTHQAKEVYPGDGRLATADAQSRAQAKEALRKLSAGGGTAIGTWLRLADRLLNSADTPIRHGILLTDGRNEHESPADLAAALEACAGRFTCDARGVGTDWEVKEVTQIASALLGTADIVADPSGLAADFTRMMEDAMGKEVADVALRLWTPVGVEIKFVKQVAPTVEELTGRRTEAGPRSGDYPTGSWGDESRDYHVCVQVPEAGIGQEMLAARVSLILPDPAGGTPQTLSQGLVRAVWTEDMAASTAINPQVAHYTGQAELAQVIQQGLDARKSGDIDGATAKLGRAVQLAAASGNADTAKLLAKVVDVVDEATGTVRLKAKVAEADEMTLETRSTKTVRVKK from the coding sequence ATGGCCAACTTCTCCAAGCCCAACGCGCCGCGGTTCTCCGTCGAGGTCTACCAGAACGAGTATCTGCCGGAGGGCGGCCGCGAGGTCAACGCGATCGTCACCGTGACGTCGACGGGCGGGGGCACGGTCGGCGGGGCGGCGCTCACCGGAGCCGCGCTGACGCCCTCAGCCGTACCGGGGCAGACGCCCGGCGCCGCCGTGGTGATCATGGTCGACTGCTCGGGGTCGATGGACTACCCGCCGACGAAGATGCGCAACGCGCGCGACGCCACGGCGGCCGCGATCGACACCCTGCGCGACGGCGTGGCGTTCGCGGTGGTCGCGGGCACCCACCAGGCCAAGGAGGTCTACCCGGGCGACGGGCGCCTGGCCACCGCCGACGCGCAGTCGCGGGCCCAGGCCAAGGAGGCGCTGCGCAAGCTGAGCGCGGGCGGCGGCACCGCCATCGGCACCTGGCTGCGGCTCGCCGACCGGCTGCTGAACTCGGCCGACACCCCGATCCGGCACGGCATCCTGCTCACCGACGGCCGCAACGAGCACGAGTCGCCGGCCGACCTGGCGGCGGCGCTGGAGGCCTGCGCGGGCCGGTTCACCTGTGACGCGCGCGGGGTCGGCACCGACTGGGAGGTCAAGGAGGTCACCCAGATCGCCTCCGCGCTGCTCGGCACCGCCGACATCGTGGCCGACCCCTCGGGCCTGGCCGCGGACTTCACGCGGATGATGGAGGACGCGATGGGCAAGGAGGTCGCGGACGTCGCGCTGCGGCTGTGGACCCCGGTCGGCGTGGAGATCAAGTTCGTGAAGCAGGTCGCGCCCACCGTCGAGGAGCTGACGGGCCGTCGCACCGAGGCGGGGCCGCGCTCCGGGGACTACCCGACGGGCTCGTGGGGCGACGAGTCGCGCGACTACCACGTGTGCGTCCAGGTCCCGGAGGCCGGGATCGGCCAGGAGATGCTCGCCGCCCGGGTCTCGCTGATCCTGCCCGACCCGGCGGGCGGCACCCCGCAGACGCTGTCGCAGGGGCTGGTCCGCGCGGTGTGGACCGAGGACATGGCCGCCTCCACCGCGATCAACCCCCAGGTCGCCCACTACACGGGCCAGGCCGAACTGGCGCAAGTCATCCAACAGGGACTGGATGCCCGCAAGTCGGGCGATATCGATGGCGCCACCGCCAAGCTCGGCCGCGCCGTCCAGCTCGCCGCGGCCTCCGGAAACGCGGATACGGCGAAGCTGCTCGCGAAGGTGGTGGACGTCGTCGACGAGGCGACGGGTACTGTGCGACTGAAGGCGAAGGTCGCGGAGGCGGACGAGATGACTCTCGAAACCCGCTCCACCAAGACCGTACGCGTGAAGAAGTAG
- a CDS encoding methyltransferase domain-containing protein → MGAHRDPAAGARAVLVAEIVAGGALADPAWRAAFEEVPRDLFVPYYFVGRPGGYERLWGQDPDPDRRARWLEGVYTDMPLATRVRDGELLSSSSQPSLMARMLEVLDVRDGHTVLEIGAGTGYNAALLSHRLGAERVTTVDLDSEITESARAHLAAAGYRPAVVTGDGARGCPSRAPFDRIIATCTLPSVPAGWLAQCTPGALIEAPLATGLILLKVRDAGYAEGRFLHTPAYFVPLRGAAPSPGASYTAGLPRPSLENELFRFLLALTADSLDPYEAYELWRREGRPVRERFGVTVTDEGQWAWLDDPQGPHTWPLRDVVPR, encoded by the coding sequence ATGGGCGCACACCGGGATCCGGCCGCCGGGGCGCGGGCCGTCCTCGTCGCGGAGATCGTGGCCGGGGGCGCGCTCGCCGACCCGGCCTGGCGGGCCGCCTTCGAGGAGGTGCCCCGCGACCTCTTCGTGCCGTACTACTTCGTGGGGCGCCCCGGCGGCTACGAGCGGCTGTGGGGCCAGGACCCGGACCCGGACCGGCGGGCACGCTGGCTGGAGGGGGTCTACACGGACATGCCGCTGGCCACCCGGGTGCGCGACGGGGAGCTGCTCTCCTCCAGCAGCCAGCCGTCGCTGATGGCCCGGATGCTGGAGGTCCTGGACGTACGGGACGGGCACACGGTCCTGGAGATCGGCGCCGGGACCGGCTACAACGCGGCGCTGCTCAGCCACCGGCTCGGCGCGGAGCGGGTCACCACGGTCGACCTGGACTCTGAGATCACCGAGTCGGCCCGGGCGCATCTGGCGGCGGCGGGCTACCGCCCGGCGGTGGTGACCGGCGACGGGGCGCGCGGCTGCCCGTCCCGGGCGCCCTTCGACCGGATCATCGCCACCTGCACGCTGCCGTCGGTACCGGCCGGGTGGCTGGCGCAGTGCACACCGGGCGCGCTGATCGAGGCCCCGCTGGCCACCGGGCTGATCCTGCTGAAGGTGCGCGACGCCGGGTACGCCGAGGGCCGCTTCCTGCACACCCCGGCCTACTTCGTACCGCTGCGGGGCGCGGCCCCCTCGCCCGGCGCCTCGTACACCGCCGGCCTGCCCCGTCCGAGCCTGGAGAACGAACTCTTCCGCTTCCTGCTGGCGCTCACGGCGGACAGCCTGGACCCGTACGAGGCGTACGAGCTGTGGCGCCGCGAGGGAAGGCCCGTACGGGAACGCTTCGGCGTGACGGTCACGGACGAGGGGCAGTGGGCGTGGCTGGACGACCCGCAGGGGCCGCACACCTGGCCCCTGCGGGATGTGGTGCCCCGTTAG
- a CDS encoding globin: MNEIPHGTLQEQTFYEQVGGEETFRRLVHRFYQGVAEDPLLRPMYPEGDLGPAEERLVLFLIQYWGGPRTYSDHRGHPRLRMRHAPFTVDRAAHDAWLTHMRTAVDELGLSQEHETTLWNYLTYAAASMVNTAE; this comes from the coding sequence GTGAACGAGATTCCGCACGGCACGCTTCAGGAGCAGACCTTCTACGAGCAGGTCGGCGGCGAGGAGACCTTCCGGCGCCTGGTCCACCGGTTCTACCAGGGCGTCGCCGAGGACCCGCTGCTGCGGCCGATGTACCCGGAGGGCGATCTGGGCCCGGCCGAGGAGCGGCTCGTCCTCTTCCTGATCCAGTACTGGGGCGGCCCGCGCACCTACAGCGACCACCGGGGCCACCCCCGGCTGCGGATGCGCCACGCGCCGTTCACCGTCGACCGGGCCGCGCACGACGCCTGGCTGACCCATATGCGTACCGCCGTCGACGAGCTGGGGCTCTCCCAGGAGCACGAGACGACGCTCTGGAACTATCTGACGTACGCCGCCGCCTCGATGGTCAACACGGCGGAGTAG
- a CDS encoding PP2C family serine/threonine-protein phosphatase has translation MAQMHQPATGSTCPGCAEPLESGDLYCGACGYDLSAVPAAAVDTPTVVMGSPVAGEAWPAARAAEGSGAPVQLPTDLPGTDSGGSPLAPHARSDRPEAEPDEYPLPAPDPRAADLGEQATHVSTPVKVCVACRAGRVDEDGYCENCGHAQPRERDHMEQELGPVAAVSDRGLRHHRNEDAFAVSTTALPDGSPAVVAIVCDGVSSATRPDEASAAAAARANESLLQALPQGTHPQQAMHEAIVAAAEAVNSLAAEPSLAMEHDPHRHQNAPACTLVGAIAAGGLLVVGWVGDSRAYWVPDDRTTPPARLTEDDSWAAQMVAAGLMSEADAYADERAHAITGWLGADAYELDPHTASFKPDRSGVVVVCTDGLWNYAEGAEEMAGAVPVDAAERPLHSAQVLVGHALDGGGHDNVTVAVVPFAVPLPGAGSAYN, from the coding sequence ATGGCGCAGATGCACCAGCCGGCAACGGGGTCGACGTGCCCCGGCTGCGCGGAGCCGCTGGAGTCGGGCGACCTGTACTGCGGGGCCTGCGGGTACGACCTGTCGGCCGTGCCCGCGGCCGCGGTGGACACCCCGACGGTGGTCATGGGCAGTCCGGTGGCGGGCGAGGCGTGGCCCGCCGCCCGCGCGGCCGAGGGCTCCGGCGCACCGGTGCAGCTGCCCACCGATCTGCCCGGCACCGACTCGGGCGGCTCCCCGCTGGCCCCGCACGCACGGTCCGACAGGCCGGAAGCGGAGCCCGATGAGTACCCCCTGCCCGCGCCCGACCCGCGCGCGGCCGACCTCGGGGAGCAGGCCACCCACGTCAGTACACCCGTGAAGGTCTGTGTGGCCTGCCGGGCCGGGCGGGTCGACGAGGACGGGTACTGCGAGAACTGCGGGCACGCCCAGCCGCGCGAGCGCGACCACATGGAGCAGGAGCTCGGCCCGGTGGCGGCGGTCAGCGACCGGGGCCTGCGCCACCACCGCAACGAGGACGCGTTCGCCGTGTCCACCACCGCGCTGCCCGACGGCTCGCCCGCCGTGGTGGCGATCGTCTGCGACGGCGTCTCCTCCGCGACCCGCCCCGACGAGGCGTCGGCGGCGGCCGCGGCCCGCGCCAACGAGTCGCTGCTCCAGGCGCTGCCCCAGGGCACGCACCCGCAGCAGGCGATGCACGAGGCGATCGTGGCGGCCGCCGAGGCCGTCAACTCCCTCGCCGCCGAGCCCTCCCTGGCCATGGAGCACGACCCGCACCGCCACCAGAACGCCCCGGCCTGCACCCTGGTCGGCGCGATCGCGGCAGGCGGTCTCCTGGTGGTCGGCTGGGTCGGCGACAGCCGGGCGTACTGGGTGCCCGACGACCGTACGACCCCGCCCGCCCGGCTCACCGAGGACGACTCGTGGGCCGCGCAGATGGTGGCGGCGGGCCTGATGAGCGAGGCGGACGCGTACGCGGACGAGCGGGCGCACGCGATCACGGGATGGCTGGGCGCCGACGCGTACGAACTCGACCCGCACACCGCCTCGTTCAAGCCGGACCGCTCCGGTGTGGTCGTGGTCTGCACGGACGGGCTGTGGAACTACGCGGAGGGCGCCGAGGAGATGGCCGGGGCCGTGCCGGTGGACGCCGCCGAGCGGCCGCTGCACAGCGCCCAGGTGCTGGTCGGCCACGCCCTGGACGGCGGCGGGCACGACAACGTAACAGTGGCGGTCGTGCCGTTCGCCGTCCCGCTGCCTGGGGCAGGATCCGCCTACAACTAG
- a CDS encoding serine/threonine-protein kinase, translated as MGGGELYCDTCGLAPVVSALGSPKAERGRESGEGSLSSPATGITGGGRKGGGSSSARSSASSRSSRSSTSRRSVSGRLSRSLTGAGSARSVSVRSSGSATGSSGRSRLGAGLVTVPGVPRPNPATAVMEHPEVPERKRFCSRSDCGAPVGRSRGERAGRTEGFCTKCGHPYSFVPKLHQGDIVHGQYEVVGCLAHGGLGWVYLAVDRAVSDRWVVLKGLLDTGDQDAMAAAISERRFLAEIEHSNIVRIYNFVEHLDQRTGSMDGYIVMEYVGGKSLKEIANERRGPEGKRDPLPVEQACAYGIEALEALGHLHSRNLLYCDFKVDNAIQTEDQLKLIDMGAVRRMDDDESAIYGTVGYQAPEVAEAGPSVASDLYTVARTLAVLTFDFQGYTNVFADSLPDPDNIEVFRTYESFYRLLVRATDPDPARRFASAQEMAEQLTGVLREVVALQTGRPRPALSTLFGAELRVTDTTLFAELTGDVSALGARAVPESRWARRRAAANGSPKPDAGAAGALVYTGAGAVPVAVAGPTVTAALHPAPGTGAAVPATPTATAVVPAPRTGGAPDAYGRPADGDGYLRPLDAPATALALPVPHVDPGDPNAGFLAGLMAAAPSELIAALRTAPANSVEKRLRELRARLDLGELVSAARSLESLEADHPDDWRVVWYRGVASLVSGDHENAALSFDAVYDAFPGEPTPKLALGVCAEVLGQLDNAAEYYRLVWTTDPSYVSAAFGLARVQLAAGDRTAAVSTLESVPEASIHYTAARVAAVRARLRRRAPGDALLDDLRAAAGQVDALQHLGLDAVRRERLATEVLGTALDWVLSGSRGGPGKGERSRGGPSGETILLGSELDERGLRFGLERSYRVLARLAGSGEERIELVERANRFRPRTWV; from the coding sequence ATGGGCGGCGGCGAGCTGTACTGCGACACCTGCGGTCTGGCACCGGTGGTGTCCGCACTGGGGTCCCCCAAGGCCGAGCGCGGCCGGGAAAGCGGGGAAGGCTCGCTCTCCTCGCCCGCGACGGGGATCACCGGGGGCGGCCGCAAGGGCGGCGGCTCCTCGTCCGCGCGCTCCTCGGCCTCGTCCCGCTCCTCGCGCTCCTCGACGTCCCGGCGCTCGGTGTCGGGGCGCCTGTCCCGCTCCCTGACGGGGGCGGGCAGCGCGCGGTCGGTGTCGGTGCGCAGTTCGGGCTCGGCGACCGGCAGTTCGGGGCGCAGCAGACTCGGGGCCGGGCTCGTCACCGTGCCGGGAGTGCCGCGCCCCAACCCGGCCACGGCCGTGATGGAGCACCCGGAGGTCCCCGAGCGGAAGCGTTTCTGCTCGCGTTCGGACTGCGGGGCGCCGGTGGGCCGCTCGCGCGGGGAGCGGGCCGGGCGCACCGAGGGGTTCTGCACCAAGTGCGGCCACCCGTACTCGTTCGTGCCCAAGCTGCACCAGGGCGACATCGTGCACGGGCAGTACGAGGTGGTGGGCTGTCTGGCGCACGGCGGCCTCGGCTGGGTCTACCTCGCCGTGGACCGCGCGGTCTCGGACCGCTGGGTGGTCCTCAAGGGCCTGCTCGACACCGGCGACCAGGACGCGATGGCGGCGGCCATCTCCGAGCGCCGCTTCCTGGCCGAGATCGAGCACTCCAACATCGTGCGCATCTACAACTTCGTGGAGCACCTCGACCAGCGCACCGGCTCCATGGACGGCTACATCGTCATGGAGTACGTGGGCGGCAAGTCGCTCAAGGAGATCGCCAACGAGCGGCGCGGCCCCGAGGGCAAGCGCGACCCGCTCCCGGTCGAGCAGGCCTGCGCGTACGGCATCGAGGCCCTTGAGGCCCTCGGCCATCTGCACAGCCGCAACCTGCTCTACTGCGACTTCAAGGTCGACAACGCGATCCAGACCGAGGACCAGCTGAAGCTGATCGACATGGGCGCGGTGCGCCGGATGGACGACGACGAGTCGGCCATCTACGGCACGGTGGGCTACCAGGCCCCCGAGGTCGCCGAGGCGGGCCCCTCGGTCGCCTCCGACCTGTACACGGTCGCCCGCACGCTCGCCGTGCTCACCTTCGACTTCCAGGGCTACACGAACGTCTTCGCGGACAGCCTGCCGGACCCGGACAACATCGAGGTCTTCCGGACGTACGAGTCGTTCTACCGGCTGCTGGTGCGCGCCACCGACCCCGACCCGGCGCGCCGGTTCGCCTCCGCGCAGGAGATGGCCGAGCAGCTGACCGGGGTGCTGCGGGAGGTCGTGGCGCTCCAGACCGGCCGCCCGCGCCCGGCCCTGTCGACCCTGTTCGGGGCCGAACTGCGGGTCACGGACACAACGTTGTTCGCGGAGCTCACCGGGGACGTGTCGGCGCTCGGGGCGCGGGCGGTGCCCGAGAGCCGCTGGGCGCGCAGGCGCGCGGCGGCCAACGGCTCACCGAAGCCGGACGCGGGCGCGGCCGGCGCGCTGGTGTACACGGGCGCCGGCGCCGTGCCCGTCGCCGTGGCCGGACCGACCGTCACCGCCGCGCTGCACCCGGCCCCCGGCACCGGCGCGGCCGTCCCCGCCACCCCGACCGCGACGGCCGTCGTCCCCGCGCCCCGCACCGGCGGCGCCCCGGACGCGTACGGCCGGCCGGCGGACGGCGACGGCTATCTGCGGCCGCTCGACGCGCCCGCCACCGCGCTGGCGCTGCCGGTGCCGCACGTGGACCCGGGCGATCCCAACGCCGGTTTCCTGGCGGGCCTGATGGCCGCCGCGCCCAGCGAGCTCATCGCCGCGCTGCGCACCGCGCCCGCCAACTCGGTGGAGAAGCGGCTGCGCGAGCTGCGGGCCCGGCTCGACCTGGGCGAACTGGTCTCGGCGGCCCGGAGCCTGGAGTCCCTGGAGGCCGACCACCCCGACGACTGGCGGGTCGTCTGGTACCGGGGCGTGGCCTCGCTCGTCTCCGGCGACCACGAGAACGCCGCGCTGTCCTTCGACGCCGTCTACGACGCGTTCCCCGGCGAGCCGACGCCCAAGCTGGCGCTCGGGGTGTGCGCGGAGGTCCTGGGACAGCTGGACAACGCCGCCGAGTACTACCGGCTGGTGTGGACGACCGACCCGAGTTACGTCAGCGCCGCGTTCGGCCTGGCCCGGGTGCAGCTGGCCGCGGGCGACCGCACGGCGGCCGTGTCGACCCTGGAGTCGGTCCCGGAGGCCTCGATCCACTACACCGCGGCCCGGGTCGCCGCCGTGCGGGCGAGGCTGCGCAGGCGCGCCCCCGGTGACGCGCTCCTGGACGATCTGCGGGCCGCCGCGGGCCAGGTGGACGCGCTTCAGCACCTGGGCCTGGACGCGGTGCGCCGCGAGCGGCTGGCCACCGAGGTCCTCGGCACCGCGCTCGACTGGGTACTCTCCGGTAGCCGGGGCGGGCCCGGCAAGGGCGAGCGGAGCCGGGGCGGCCCGTCCGGCGAGACCATACTGCTGGGCAGCGAGCTGGACGAGCGGGGCCTGCGGTTCGGCCTGGAGCGTTCGTACCGGGTGCTCGCCCGGCTCGCCGGAAGCGGCGAGGAGCGGATCGAACTGGTGGAGCGGGCAAACCGTTTCCGCCCCCGGACGTGGGTGTGA
- a CDS encoding FHA domain-containing protein: MPTCPNGHQSGSDDWCEVCGHRMGAVPPPPPPPPAFPGPPPQGGYGYPAPEAPAAPAELCPQCRTPREGNTPFCEECRWNYLTQTATSYTPLAPNPAPGRGEGLNLPPGFQSPPRPQQPQPQRDPFEYQSSRPSQVNRPAEPLTGDPAQQGPPSFRQGPPPPPSGDPSQRQGPPPHFQQGPPPSPVFQQAGPPAPPAFPQVQAPARAENDDWMIQPPSQPQPPQQQTQAPQAPQAPQPPQQQFQAPPQQQLGWTVTIGPDRDYFMAMMQRSGPEASGLNLPAYSPEQQRPLTGNQLTIGRRRHSTGEAPDIDLAVPPEDPGVSHQHAVLVQQPDGSWAVVDQNSTNGTTINGAEEPIQPYVPVPLQDGDRVHVGAWTTLTVRRG; this comes from the coding sequence ATGCCGACCTGCCCGAACGGACACCAGTCGGGTTCCGACGACTGGTGCGAGGTCTGCGGCCATCGCATGGGCGCCGTGCCGCCGCCTCCCCCGCCCCCGCCGGCCTTCCCGGGACCGCCCCCGCAGGGCGGCTACGGCTACCCCGCCCCCGAGGCCCCCGCCGCCCCGGCGGAGCTCTGCCCGCAGTGCCGCACGCCCCGGGAGGGCAACACGCCCTTCTGCGAGGAGTGCCGCTGGAACTACCTCACCCAGACGGCGACCTCGTACACGCCGCTGGCGCCCAACCCGGCCCCCGGCCGCGGCGAGGGCCTCAACCTGCCGCCCGGCTTCCAGTCGCCGCCGCGCCCGCAGCAGCCGCAGCCGCAGCGCGACCCGTTTGAGTACCAGAGCTCGCGGCCCTCGCAGGTCAACCGGCCCGCCGAGCCGCTCACCGGCGACCCCGCGCAGCAGGGCCCGCCGTCGTTCCGCCAGGGGCCGCCGCCACCGCCCAGCGGTGACCCGTCGCAGCGGCAGGGTCCGCCGCCGCACTTCCAGCAGGGGCCGCCGCCCTCGCCGGTCTTCCAGCAGGCGGGGCCGCCCGCGCCTCCGGCGTTCCCGCAGGTGCAGGCGCCGGCCCGGGCCGAGAACGACGACTGGATGATCCAGCCGCCCTCGCAGCCGCAGCCGCCGCAGCAGCAGACCCAGGCGCCGCAGGCTCCGCAGGCACCCCAGCCGCCGCAGCAGCAGTTCCAGGCGCCGCCGCAGCAGCAGCTCGGCTGGACGGTGACCATCGGGCCGGACCGCGACTACTTCATGGCGATGATGCAGCGCAGCGGGCCGGAGGCGTCCGGGCTCAACCTGCCCGCGTACTCGCCCGAGCAGCAGCGCCCGCTCACCGGCAACCAGCTCACCATCGGCCGCCGCCGCCACTCCACCGGCGAGGCGCCCGACATCGACCTGGCCGTGCCGCCGGAGGACCCGGGCGTCTCGCACCAGCACGCGGTCCTGGTCCAGCAGCCGGACGGCAGCTGGGCGGTGGTCGACCAGAACTCGACCAACGGGACCACGATCAACGGTGCGGAGGAGCCCATCCAGCCGTATGTGCCGGTGCCGCTCCAGGACGGCGACCGGGTGCACGTCGGCGCGTGGACGACGCTGACCGTGCGGCGGGGCTGA